One Corynebacterium uterequi DNA segment encodes these proteins:
- a CDS encoding ATP-binding cassette domain-containing protein has translation MNTSSLGLSLRDVSSSYGRHRVLDHLYLTAGAGRVYGLLGLNGAGKSTLFNAVLGLVPYQGTIEFDGRPVDLRDVGATVNGPALYPQLSARRNLLVHALITGTDPARIDEVLGIVGLDAGRTRAGAFSTGMKVRLAIAIALLTDPPLLILDEPQNGLDPQGIVELRELIRCLANEGKTVLISSHQLGEVAHMVDDIGVLASGRLVFEGPLDSLADTVDGLESAFFRLVSGERR, from the coding sequence ATGAACACCTCCTCTCTTGGCCTATCGCTTCGCGATGTGAGCAGCAGCTATGGCCGTCACCGGGTCCTTGACCACCTTTATCTCACCGCGGGCGCGGGCCGCGTCTACGGCCTGCTGGGGCTCAACGGCGCCGGCAAATCCACCCTCTTCAACGCCGTCCTTGGCCTTGTGCCCTACCAGGGAACAATCGAGTTCGACGGCCGTCCGGTCGACCTGCGTGACGTCGGTGCCACCGTCAACGGCCCCGCGCTCTATCCGCAGCTGTCGGCGCGGCGTAACCTCCTCGTCCACGCGCTCATTACCGGCACCGATCCGGCACGTATCGACGAGGTTCTCGGCATCGTCGGCCTCGACGCCGGCCGCACCCGCGCCGGCGCCTTCTCCACCGGTATGAAGGTGCGCCTGGCTATCGCGATCGCCCTGCTCACCGATCCGCCGCTGCTCATCTTGGACGAACCTCAAAATGGGTTGGACCCCCAGGGCATCGTCGAACTACGCGAGCTTATTCGGTGCCTGGCCAACGAGGGCAAAACTGTGCTCATCTCCTCCCACCAGCTCGGGGAGGTCGCGCACATGGTCGACGACATCGGCGTCCTCGCTTCCGGCCGGCTGGTGTTCGAGGGACCCTTGGACAGCCTCGCGGACACCGTCGACGGCCTTGAGTCCGCCTTCTTCCGGCTCGTTTCGGGTGAGCGGCGATGA
- a CDS encoding LuxR C-terminal-related transcriptional regulator — MISVVIAEDQPMIRAAFAALIGSQPDMEVLAVAGDAAAAVEAVRTHRPTVTIMDLRMPLGAGPHGTNLRGVDPRAADSRAAGVIATQQITSAALSRVLVLTTFREEELVVTALEAGAAGFLLKDSEPAVLLQALRRVAAGEGFLDPAVTPMILRRVRQPRQARPRHPAPPPAAGLPVANLTSREAEVLGLVCEGLSNKDIARRLFIAETTVKSHVKAILGKTGTRDRVGLVIWAARRGLVR, encoded by the coding sequence ATGATAAGCGTCGTCATCGCCGAGGACCAGCCTATGATCCGTGCCGCCTTCGCCGCTCTCATCGGGTCCCAGCCGGACATGGAGGTCCTGGCCGTAGCGGGCGACGCCGCCGCGGCCGTCGAAGCGGTCCGAACCCACCGTCCCACCGTGACGATCATGGACCTACGCATGCCACTCGGAGCCGGGCCTCACGGCACCAACCTCCGCGGCGTCGATCCTCGCGCCGCCGATTCCCGCGCCGCGGGGGTCATCGCCACGCAACAGATCACCAGCGCAGCGTTGTCTCGCGTGCTCGTTCTCACCACCTTTCGCGAGGAGGAGCTCGTGGTGACCGCCCTGGAAGCCGGTGCTGCTGGCTTCCTGCTCAAGGACTCAGAGCCGGCCGTGTTGCTGCAGGCGCTGCGACGCGTCGCCGCCGGCGAGGGCTTCCTCGATCCGGCGGTCACGCCGATGATTCTGCGCCGGGTCCGCCAACCTCGCCAGGCCCGACCCCGCCACCCGGCCCCACCTCCTGCCGCCGGCCTCCCAGTCGCGAACCTCACCTCCCGGGAGGCTGAAGTCCTGGGTTTGGTGTGCGAGGGGCTGAGCAACAAGGACATCGCCCGCCGCCTGTTCATCGCAGAAACCACAGTGAAATCCCACGTCAAGGCCATTTTAGGCAAGACCGGCACCCGAGACCGGGTGGGACTCGTGATCTGGGCAGCCCGGCGTGGGCTTGTGCGCTAG
- a CDS encoding ABC-2 family transporter permease: protein MNHSPGLGAYLRAEFLRSYRSFSFYLPLIILAVGLLAGVLNLSGATVSDSLAPLHIYPVGIIVPLALASAALADRRERTLRGGGLRWRRCRPGLELYARLLVVSGYAVLGHVLAAVPVVGFTMPVLVFTAVESVVFVASYALGVALCRSLPAGSWGLIASLVLGLAMSVAAPLTTEPAVDAGTWFWQPWTWPLIPTLPTFAIHANSVLALPGEAVLDYPVVAPLVLYLALGVGCAVVSVWATSPARGSAGSRLLGGQAPSRNHSSDLVRDRLPTQTRRSFVRAMSVALPWRVWVFLAVIMCLLLVLVRVVWGPTVSSTMWALGALPIAATITGITAWTTHGAAWPALSYRRSRRMLLPVTTAVAACFTAAAVVAGGVCAGAGPYQLIVAPAGTAMIVAVTFLLASVSVGTSLAVSLIVLVWSLVSCSFPLGSWLGWSGLWAWVFRMGDYPQFWVLAGGCATLLTAVAMAATAPSYRLRA from the coding sequence ATGAATCACTCCCCCGGCCTGGGCGCTTACCTTCGGGCGGAGTTTCTGCGCAGCTACCGCAGCTTCTCCTTCTACCTTCCACTCATCATCCTCGCCGTCGGGCTACTCGCCGGCGTGCTTAACCTTTCCGGGGCGACGGTCTCGGATTCCCTAGCCCCGCTGCATATCTACCCGGTGGGAATTATCGTCCCGCTGGCCCTGGCCAGCGCAGCCCTGGCTGATCGACGCGAACGAACGCTGCGAGGCGGCGGGCTTAGGTGGCGACGATGCCGACCCGGCCTGGAGTTATATGCCCGGCTGCTGGTGGTGAGCGGCTACGCCGTCCTGGGCCATGTGCTAGCGGCCGTGCCAGTTGTCGGTTTCACGATGCCAGTGCTCGTTTTCACCGCGGTCGAATCCGTGGTGTTCGTCGCGAGTTACGCGCTGGGTGTCGCCCTGTGCCGGTCACTGCCCGCTGGTAGTTGGGGTCTGATCGCATCGCTCGTGCTCGGGTTGGCGATGTCCGTAGCCGCCCCGCTGACCACAGAACCGGCCGTCGACGCCGGCACCTGGTTCTGGCAACCGTGGACGTGGCCGCTTATCCCCACCTTGCCGACGTTCGCCATCCACGCGAACTCCGTGTTGGCGCTGCCCGGGGAGGCGGTGCTGGATTATCCCGTCGTCGCGCCGTTGGTGCTCTATTTGGCGCTTGGTGTGGGCTGTGCTGTGGTGTCGGTGTGGGCCACCTCGCCAGCCCGGGGCAGCGCCGGCTCACGCCTGTTAGGGGGGCAGGCACCCTCCCGGAATCACAGTTCGGACCTGGTCCGGGATCGGTTGCCGACGCAGACTCGCCGCAGCTTTGTGCGTGCGATGAGCGTCGCCCTGCCGTGGCGCGTGTGGGTCTTTCTTGCTGTGATTATGTGCCTGCTTCTCGTACTCGTGCGCGTGGTGTGGGGGCCGACCGTGTCCTCTACCATGTGGGCTTTAGGCGCACTCCCGATCGCTGCGACCATCACCGGGATCACCGCCTGGACCACCCACGGCGCGGCCTGGCCAGCACTGAGCTACCGCCGCAGCCGGAGGATGCTCCTCCCTGTGACCACCGCCGTCGCCGCCTGTTTCACCGCGGCAGCGGTGGTTGCTGGTGGGGTGTGCGCAGGCGCCGGCCCGTACCAGCTCATCGTCGCCCCCGCCGGCACGGCCATGATCGTGGCGGTCACCTTCCTATTGGCCAGCGTATCGGTGGGTACGTCGCTAGCTGTGTCGTTGATTGTGCTGGTGTGGAGCCTGGTGAGCTGCAGCTTCCCGCTAGGTAGCTGGCTGGGGTGGAGTGGGCTGTGGGCGTGGGTGTTCCGTATGGGCGACTATCCGCAGTTCTGGGTGCTGGCCGGCGGATGCGCAACCCTGCTCACCGCAGTAGCGATGGCGGCGACCGCCCCAAGCTATCGGCTTCGCGCCTGA